The Vitis riparia cultivar Riparia Gloire de Montpellier isolate 1030 chromosome 10, EGFV_Vit.rip_1.0, whole genome shotgun sequence genome includes a region encoding these proteins:
- the LOC117923672 gene encoding putative E3 ubiquitin-protein ligase RING1a: MPAQKRAFDAMEGDPLQRHHGNHHEPPEDGDGYESDRSPSWSNGEKDEFVIVKLAEIRKEVQCPICLGIIRKTRTVMECLHRFCRECIDKSMRLGNNECPACRTHCASRRSLRDDPNYDALIAALYPDIDKYEQEELAFHEEEKTRNKQIQASIAQTLRRQSEALGRKRTTAKATAAAFARRSQGNYRRGRRNYRATDLLGSEDDEDANGNDGGKDSSSAEDHSAEVKPKRSRRWGGVRFSQPSSGAANADGGGDENDLEPNREAMGASAGLVGNSEILAWGKGGMRSHTRYGSVSGGNGKNARSSRLSKLVDYLRNLEHNDDELDIHLMLVSLDEQRIPSLQTPYLCCRPTLSVRHLCQYVALQTPLLADEVEILVIKEQLSKINPSNSSSPDPCSDRLQVLEAQETLAVLKTMRNANQSHLLLAYRRKLSA, translated from the exons ATGCCAGCACAGAAGCGAGCTTTCGATGCAATGGAGGGTGATCCTCTGCAGCGCCACCACGGAAACCACCATGAGCCACCAGAAGATGGGGACGGATACG AATCTGATCGAAGCCCTTCGTGGAGTAACGGAGAGAAGGACGA ATTTGTCATAGTAAAATTGGCAGAAATACGCAAGGAAGTGCAGTGTCCAATTTGCCTTG GGATCATCCGGAAGACTCGAACAGTAATGGAATGCTTGCATCGCTTCTGCAGGGAATGCATTGACAAATCCATGCGACTGGG TAACAATGAGTGTCCTGCATGCCGCACACATTGTGCTAGTCGTCGTTCTTTGAGAGATGATCCAAACTATGATGCTCTGATAGCAGCCCTATATCCAGATATTGATAAGTATGAGCAGGAG GAACTGGCTTTTCATGAAGAGGAGAAGACTCGTAATAAGCAG ATCCAAGCTTCTATTGCCCAAACTTTGCGAAGACAATCAGAAGCGCTTGGCAGGAAAAGGACAACAGCAAAAGCCACTGCGGCTGCATTTGCAAGGAGATCCCAGGGTAATTATCGACGGGGGAGGAGGAACTATCGAGCTACTGATCTTCTAGGATCTGAGGATGATGAGGATGCAAATGGTAATGATGGAGGCAAAGATTCATCTTCTGCTGAAGATCATTCTGCAGAAGTCAAACCAAAAAGAAGCAGGAGGTGGGGAGGAGTTCGGTTTTCTCAGCCTTCCTCGGGAGCCGCCAATGCAGATGGAGGGGGTGATGAAAATGATTTGGAACCAAACAGAGAAGCCATGGGTGCATCTGCAGGGCTTGTTGGCAACTCAGAAATACTTGCATGGGGCAAAGGTGGCATGCGGAGTCACACTCGATATGGCAGTGTGAGTGGTGGTAATGGTAAGAATGCACGGAGCAGCCGCCTCTCTAAGTTGGTAGATTATCTCCGTAACTTGGAGCACAATGATGATGAG TTGGATATCCATCTCATGCTTGTTTCACTAGATGAACAAAGAATACCGAGTCTGCAGACGCCATACCTTTGCTGCAGGCCCACTCTGTCTGTTAGACACCTCTGCCAG TATGTTGCTCTTCAAACCCCATTGCTAGCCGATGAAGTTGAGATATTGGTGATAAAAGAGCAACTTTCCAAGATAAACCCTTCAAACTCCAGCAGCCCCGACCCATGCAGTGATAGGTTGCAAGTTTTAGAAGCACAAGAAACTCTGGCAGTACTCAAGACCATGCGCAATGCCAACCAAAGCCATCTG CTTCTTGCATACCGGAGAAAGTTGTCAGCTTAG